The Lysobacter capsici genome has a segment encoding these proteins:
- the yjgA gene encoding ribosome biogenesis factor YjgA, whose translation MRGRDEETGEFLSPSRSQNRREALETLALGEKLVSLTEAQLAKLPVPEALLPHIRDCKRITAHVAHKRQLAFLAKQMRREDDAAMDALRDALDENGETARREIAAMHRIETWRERLLDNGDAALAELLDEYPGADRQRLRQLVRNTLEERKRNKPPHSFRELYRELRTVLAGPGDAGDDDDGEFADDSQD comes from the coding sequence ATGCGCGGCAGAGATGAGGAAACCGGCGAATTCCTGAGCCCCAGCCGGAGCCAGAACCGGCGCGAGGCGCTGGAAACATTGGCCCTGGGCGAAAAACTGGTGTCCCTGACCGAGGCCCAGCTGGCCAAGCTGCCGGTGCCCGAGGCGTTGCTGCCGCATATCCGCGACTGCAAGCGCATCACCGCGCACGTCGCCCACAAGCGCCAGCTGGCGTTCCTGGCCAAGCAGATGCGCCGCGAGGACGATGCGGCTATGGACGCGCTGCGCGACGCGCTCGACGAAAACGGCGAGACCGCGCGGCGCGAGATCGCCGCGATGCACCGCATCGAGACCTGGCGCGAACGCCTGCTCGACAACGGCGACGCGGCGCTGGCCGAATTGCTCGACGAATACCCCGGCGCCGACCGGCAACGCCTGCGCCAACTGGTGCGCAACACCCTGGAAGAACGCAAGCGCAACAAGCCGCCGCACTCGTTCCGCGAGCTGTATCGCGAGTTGCGCACGGTGTTGGCTGGGCCGGGCGATGCGGGCGACGATGACGACGGCGAATTCGCCGACGACAGCCAGGACTGA